AGCTACGACCAGGACGATTTTACCCATCAAACTGCTCCCAGCTTGTTGGCGTGCCTCGAGGTACGTCTGTCTTTAACGTTCTTCCGATTAGAGCCTTGAAGTGTTTTGGTTCTATGCCAACACCGGGACGAATTCGCCGAACGTCTTGTTCCTTGACGGTTTCGCCAGCCTTCATATCTCGCATAAAGTAGATTGAACGGCGGAAGATCCGGTTAGATTCCTCCGCCAGCTGAAGCGCATAACCTGGTTTACCAACAGCTGACCAGGCATCACGAGTTTCCGTGCACAAACGCTTCAGTTCATCGGGCTCAATCGAGAAACCGCTATCGGGACCACCCTCTTCCCTACTCAAAATGAAGTGTTTTTCGATCAAACAGGCGCCCAGCGAAACGGCAGCTACCGATGCCACGGTGCCCAGCGTGTGGTCAGACAATCCAGCCACTGCGTCAAATCGTTTCCCCAGTTCTCTTACCTGAGCAACGTTAGCCTGATCCATTGGTGCCGGGTAACTACTTACGCAATGGAGCAGAACCAGTTCCCTGCAGCCGGCAGTTCTCGCGGTAGCGACAGCTTCTTCGATCTCCTCTTCGCTGGCCATCCCGGTGGACATGATCATTGGTTTTCCGGTTTTGGCGACATATTCTATAAGTGGCAGGTCGGTCAGCTCGAACGATGCAATCTTATAGGCTGGCGTATTCAGCTCCTCCAACAAATCGACAGCGGTTTCATCAAATGGCGTTGAAAACACGGTAATGCCAATCTCTCGGGCATGATCGAACATGGCCTTGTGCCATTCGTAAGGCGTTTCCGCCCATTTATAGAGATCATATAACTTATAGCCATCCCAGGGCCCACCTTTAATCAGAAACTCAGGACGGTCACTGTCAATAGTCATGGTGTCTGCCGTGTACGTTTGCAGCTTAATCGCAGACGCACCACATTGCTTCGCCTCATCTATGGTCTTGAGTGCCCGCTCCAGCGAACCGTTATGATTGGCAGACAATTCCGCAATGATGTAGGGAGGATGGTCAGGGCCAATCTTGCGCCCATCGATAGTTACGTCTTTCATGCTTACCTCCGCTCTGCTTTTTTCCTGATTCGCACACATGCTGTCAGTTCTTCACCTTGAACGTCAGCGCCGGAAAATTCGATTATAAACTCGCCATGTTCAATAAAGGCATGGGGATAAGTCGGCGCGTCCAGCATTCTGATATGATCATACAGCTCTGAGAGACTTGCTTTTTCGGGTAGAACACTCTGCTCAGGCTTGCGCCTTTTAAATATCACCGGATCACCTTGCTGTGGAGTTGGCTGTGGCTCGTTATCCATCATCCACTGAACGATTTGAAAGCTCAGTTCTCCTGCCCTGCTATAGATCTCTTCCGCTGTGCCTCCAAGAGAAAGCTCACGTTTGGTATACACCGGCCCTGCATCCATCTCGCTTGTCATTTTCAGTGCGGTCAATTTGGTGTCTTTGTGACCACGTACAATAAGATTCTGTAACGGGCTGCCGCCCCGACCGTAGGGTACATCGGTCATATGGAAACAAACACACTCGTAAGTTTTCCATAGTTCTTCGGGCACCAGCCAGTTCCAGTGCAGGAAGAAAATGTAGCGTATATTGTCACCGTTATTGCTCTGAACGATATCTGTGAGTTGCTCTGGCGTGTTCGCCCAAAGGAAACCAGTGGGCCCCCCGAAGAAACTATCAGCCATAGGCTTATGCCAGGGCTTGGATGTGGCCATGATATATTTTTTCACACTTAGCGTACTGTCCGAAGTAAATCAAAAATTAGTAAACACTGAATCCGCCAATGACAAAACCACAAGGTCAATCTTTATCATGGGCTCATGCGAGCGGTAATTCTCTCCAGAACCGTGTCACTCATATCACGCCACTCATTTTCCAGTATGCCGAGCCTGACTACGTCTTCATAGCTGGATCCAGTGAGATGGAAGTCTCGAAAACATCCCTCTTGCTCAAAACCGCATTTTTTGTGGAGATTTATTACCGCAGAGTTCGAACTAAGCACCTCACAATTGAGCTTATGAACCCTAAGCTCTGAAAACGCATACTCTAGCGCCGCGTACTCCATCTTGGTGCCTACTCCCCTGGCAGCATCCGGTGCGGCGTAAAAGCCCCAGAATACGTTCCCGCCATCAGGTGAATAATTCGTAAAATAAACGACTCCACATTCCTCATCTTTCTCATTCGAGAAAATCAGCCAAACGGTTGTTTTATCGTTTTCGATTTTTTTGAACCACTGAAAATGCTCATTTTCTGTAATCTCATGAGAGGAGTACATATTCCGCCGCACTTCGGGCGCATTTCGCCACTCCAGGACTTTCAGCAAATCGTCTTCTATCATTGGCCGGAGTTTCACAATCAGGTCCTTATATTAATCGTTTAACAATACGTTCAGTACCATATCCATCGACGACGTTCCGCATCATTTCCATCTGTTTAACCCGGCGGGGGGAATCCCCGAGTATACCTCTCAGTGTTCTTTGAATATCTTCAATGCTTATTTCCTCGGCAACACCAACGAAATTAATCAAGCCATGCTTCGCCAATTGCTGACATGTTTCATATTGGTTATGGGCCACGCTAACAACAATAGTAGTGAGGCCAAGGCACATACGCTCCCAGTTTGTAGCGCCCCCTCCCCCAAGCATCAGGTCGCAACGTATCATTTGTGCCGCAAGGCTTGGCAGGCCTGAGAACAGCGCTGTGCCTTTTCTGCTTCGTGCGATTTCTTCCACTGCCTCGGGTGCAGGATGGTTTTTTCCCAGTACAACATTCACCTGGAGATGCTGGAATTCCGGAGTGGCGACAGCCTGCAAATAACTTTCGGTCAAATGGTGAGGGTCGCTACCTCCTACAAAAATCAGGACACGGAGAACTTTATTGTCGCGATAGGGAAGAGCGCGTGAAAGCAGGCTGTATTCATGCCCAAGCATAGCGTAACGCGGGCCAAGGAGAAGGACGCATTCTGCATTTACCAGACTTTTGTAAGGCGATTCGCTTTCAGGACCCAATATATTCTGGTCAAGAAGCAGATCGGCGTGGTGAGGCCTATCAGCCAAGTCATCCACAACCATAACGCGGCACCCAGCCCCCCTAACTTTCAACTCCCAACGTGAATCCAACGAATAGTGGTCAACTACCAACCAATCTACTTCTACCGAGTCAATTGCCTCCAGGGTTTGCTCAGCGTCCAATTGCCAACCCACTCCAAGCCAGGCTGCATGAAACGTCTTTTTGCTGGCATGCGCAGGGTTTTCTACTTCGTCGGCCGGCGCGGAAAGCAAGTCAATATAAAAACCTTTATCTACTATCAAATCGCCGAGGTGCCCCGAATGATCGCGACAGATAAACCGGCATTGATGGCCCTGGCGCCTGAGTTCCTGTGCCAAGGTGAGACATCGCATCACATGACCGGTACCAATACTTATCGATGCATCGGTTCGAAACACAAAATTCATTGCCTATCCTTTACCCTTTCCATTACCCGGAACATCAACTCGGCGTAGGTCCAATCCTCAGGCGTATCAATATCCTGAACGCGGCTACGCGGAAGCTTGACTGCCATAGCTCTTTCACTAAAGACAGGCATTTCCTTCAGCCAAGCCTCCGCAGATCCCCAATAGAACTGCCCTGCATCGTGCCACGCTTCTTCCAGGTCCTGAGAGCGGGTATTGAAGTGCTCCGGATTGAACATGGCTACACGGCCACTGTCTGTAATCCGGAGTGCGCGCTGAATCGGAAACGCATAATTCGTTACCGCAAAAACGTAACTGGCGGCCTTCTGCTGAATCAGCTCCCAACCTCGCTGAAGATCTTCCGGAGAGATAAACGGTGCAGTCGCATAGATACAACAGGCGTAATCCACTGGCTCGCCATTTTGTTGGATCCAGTTCACAGCGTGTCGAATTACCGGTATGGTTCCGGCGTAGTCATCTGAAAGTTCCGGCGGTCGAATAAAAGGCACTTCAGCCCCGTACTCTATTGCCACTTCGGCAATTTCGGGGTCATCGGTAGATACGATGATTCTGTCGAAACACCCACTTGCCCACGCTGCGTCAATGGACCAGGCAATCATTGGCTTGCTGCAGAAATCACGGACGTTTTTGCGGGGGATTCGTTTGCTGCCGCCCCTGGCGGGAATGATGGCCACTCGATTAGGAGTGATCATGTTCGTTCATCCAGAATTTCGTTGAGCACCGCTACCACTTTATCCTGTTTCTGTTCTGTTAGGCCATAAAACATTGGCAGGCTGATGGCTTCCCGGTAATAGGCCATGGATTGCGGAAAATCGTTCTCTTCAAAACCCATCTGCTGGTAATAAGGCTGCGTGTGCACGGGAATGTAATGCAGGTTTACGCCAACACCCTCCTCTCTCAGCAACTCGAAGACTTTCCGATGACTGAAGGTGGTTTTCTCCAATTGCAGGCGGATCACATACAGGTGCAAGCCACTGTAACTGTCGGGATGCTGCCAAGGCAGCGTCAGGGGTAAGCCCGCCAGCTGTTGATCATAACGTTTGGCCAGCTTATGTCGCCGCGCGACGAAATCGTCCAAACGCTGCATCTGACTTACACCCAGCGCGGCTTGCAATTCTGTCATCCGGAAATTGTAGCCAAGATCCACTTGCTGGTAGTACCAAGGGCCATCGGGCTCATGGGTCATCAATGCCGGGTCTCGGGTGATTCCATGGCTACGCAGCAGATTCATTTTTGCCGCCAACTGGTCATCGTTCGTTACAGCCATACCGCCTTCTGCTGTGGTTACGATTTTTACCGGGTGAAAGCTGAACACAGTGATGTCGCTATAACGCCCGTTACCGATAAATTCGCCCTGATATTTGCCGCCGATGCCGTGGGAGGCGTCCTCGATAGTTCGGAAACCATATCGCTGAGCCAGCTTATTAATCGCCTCCATATCGCAGGGCTGGCCGCACAGGTGTACGGTCACCACCACCTTGGGAAGTCGGCCCTCCTGCTCAGCCTCTTCCAGCTTGGCCGCCAGCGCTTTCGGGCACAGGTTGTAGGTTCTTGGATCGATATCGACAAAATCCACTTTGGCACCGCAATACAAGCCGCAGTTGGCAGAGGCGACGAAGGTGACAGGCGTGGTCCACAGCCAGTCACCTTCACCAAGCCCCAGGGCCAGGCAGGCAATATGCAGCGCTGAGGTGGCACTGTTCACCGCGAGGGCATGTTTTGCACCCACATGACCGGCTACTTTGGCCTCGAACTCAGGCACTTTCGGCCCCTGGGTCAGGAAATCTGACTTCAGTACCTCAAGCACCGCATCAACATCCGCCTGACTGATGTCCTGTTTGCCATAGGGAATCATGATCAGATCTTCCCGATTTCGTTGTTGTGACGATCAATCCAGGCCTGAAGCTCTTGATCCGCCATCCACTCTTTATTGTTGTCACTGGAGTAGATAAAGCCTTCGGGCACGAGCTTACCGTCTTTGATTCGCTCCTTACTGTTGCCCCAGTTATTGATGTTCGGCAGGATTTTGAAGTGTTCCGGGTACTCATAGGTGAAATAGGAGTCTTCAGCACCGATCATCTGTTCGTGGAGTTTTTCGCCCGGGCGAATGCCTACAATGTCCAGTTCCGCCTCCGGAGCGACTACGCGGGCAAGATCGGTCACTTTCATGGAAGGAATCTTTTTCACGTAGATTTCACCGCCTACCATGTCTTCAAACGCATGCCATACCAGTTCGACCCCCTGTTCCAGCGAAATCATAAAGCGCGTCATGCGGGGATCGGTGATTGGTAGCACACCTTTGTCTTTTATAGACATAAAAAACGGAATGACTGATCCACGGGAACCCATAACGTTGCCGTAGCGCACTACAGAGAATTTGGTTTCGTGGCCACCGGCATATGAATTACCTGCTACGAACAACTTGTCTGACGCCAGCTTGGTGGCGCCATAGAGGTTAATGGGGCTACTGGCTTTGTCGGTAGACAACGCAACCACGCCTTTAACAGCTTTATCAATGCAAGCGTCTATAAGGTTCATGGCGCCATTGATATTGGTTTTGATGCACTCAAACGGATTGTATTCGGCGGTGGGTACAATCTTGGTGGCTGCTGCGTGAACGACATAATCCACACCATCCAGAGCGCGGTACAAACGCTCACGATCGCGAACATCGCCGATGAAGAAACGCAACCGATCATCACCCTGGAAAAGCTTGGCCATTTCCCACTGCTTCATTTCATCCCGGGAAAAAACAATAATTTTTTTAGGGTTGTACTTCTCCAGAGTCATGGGTATGAATTTGTGGCCAAAGGAGCCTGTGCCACCGGTAACTAGTATCGTAGAATTTTTAAGCATGATCTAACTCTGGTATTTGAAGGTAAACCAAGGCATGGCGTGTCTTTTCTGCGCGACACCCCATGTAAGAAAGAATCGAATAGCCATAGCGGCGCTGAAAGCGTAGGCCGCACCCTGTAGGCCGAAATTTTTAATCAGTAACAGCAGAAGAAATAAATTCAGAAATCCAGAGAAAATGGTTACGAGAGAAAGCAGGCCAGTACGTTTGGAGAAAAAAATGTAATTGGTAACCATCAGGTACATACCATTAAAGACATGCCCCAATATAATCCACCCGACTACATCGCCAGCCCTTGCGTACGTCTCTCCGGCTACCAATGTTATCAACCAGGGGCCAATAATGAATCCAATTCCAGAACCTGAAAGAATAACGGCAAACCACCCATATGTGAATCGCACGATTTGTCGCTTCTCAGTTTCGATATCACTCTTTAGACGTTCAAAAAGCCAGGGGACATAGGCCTTATTTA
Above is a genomic segment from Marinobacter panjinensis containing:
- a CDS encoding methionyl-tRNA formyltransferase, whose protein sequence is MKKYIMATSKPWHKPMADSFFGGPTGFLWANTPEQLTDIVQSNNGDNIRYIFFLHWNWLVPEELWKTYECVCFHMTDVPYGRGGSPLQNLIVRGHKDTKLTALKMTSEMDAGPVYTKRELSLGGTAEEIYSRAGELSFQIVQWMMDNEPQPTPQQGDPVIFKRRKPEQSVLPEKASLSELYDHIRMLDAPTYPHAFIEHGEFIIEFSGADVQGEELTACVRIRKKAERR
- the pseI gene encoding pseudaminic acid synthase, whose amino-acid sequence is MKDVTIDGRKIGPDHPPYIIAELSANHNGSLERALKTIDEAKQCGASAIKLQTYTADTMTIDSDRPEFLIKGGPWDGYKLYDLYKWAETPYEWHKAMFDHAREIGITVFSTPFDETAVDLLEELNTPAYKIASFELTDLPLIEYVAKTGKPMIMSTGMASEEEIEEAVATARTAGCRELVLLHCVSSYPAPMDQANVAQVRELGKRFDAVAGLSDHTLGTVASVAAVSLGACLIEKHFILSREEGGPDSGFSIEPDELKRLCTETRDAWSAVGKPGYALQLAEESNRIFRRSIYFMRDMKAGETVKEQDVRRIRPGVGIEPKHFKALIGRTLKTDVPRGTPTSWEQFDG
- the pseC gene encoding UDP-4-amino-4,6-dideoxy-N-acetyl-beta-L-altrosamine transaminase gives rise to the protein MIPYGKQDISQADVDAVLEVLKSDFLTQGPKVPEFEAKVAGHVGAKHALAVNSATSALHIACLALGLGEGDWLWTTPVTFVASANCGLYCGAKVDFVDIDPRTYNLCPKALAAKLEEAEQEGRLPKVVVTVHLCGQPCDMEAINKLAQRYGFRTIEDASHGIGGKYQGEFIGNGRYSDITVFSFHPVKIVTTAEGGMAVTNDDQLAAKMNLLRSHGITRDPALMTHEPDGPWYYQQVDLGYNFRMTELQAALGVSQMQRLDDFVARRHKLAKRYDQQLAGLPLTLPWQHPDSYSGLHLYVIRLQLEKTTFSHRKVFELLREEGVGVNLHYIPVHTQPYYQQMGFEENDFPQSMAYYREAISLPMFYGLTEQKQDKVVAVLNEILDERT
- the pseB gene encoding UDP-N-acetylglucosamine 4,6-dehydratase (inverting), with the protein product MLKNSTILVTGGTGSFGHKFIPMTLEKYNPKKIIVFSRDEMKQWEMAKLFQGDDRLRFFIGDVRDRERLYRALDGVDYVVHAAATKIVPTAEYNPFECIKTNINGAMNLIDACIDKAVKGVVALSTDKASSPINLYGATKLASDKLFVAGNSYAGGHETKFSVVRYGNVMGSRGSVIPFFMSIKDKGVLPITDPRMTRFMISLEQGVELVWHAFEDMVGGEIYVKKIPSMKVTDLARVVAPEAELDIVGIRPGEKLHEQMIGAEDSYFTYEYPEHFKILPNINNWGNSKERIKDGKLVPEGFIYSSDNNKEWMADQELQAWIDRHNNEIGKI
- the pseH gene encoding UDP-4-amino-4,6-dideoxy-N-acetyl-beta-L-altrosamine N-acetyltransferase; this encodes MIEDDLLKVLEWRNAPEVRRNMYSSHEITENEHFQWFKKIENDKTTVWLIFSNEKDEECGVVYFTNYSPDGGNVFWGFYAAPDAARGVGTKMEYAALEYAFSELRVHKLNCEVLSSNSAVINLHKKCGFEQEGCFRDFHLTGSSYEDVVRLGILENEWRDMSDTVLERITARMSP
- the pseG gene encoding UDP-2,4-diacetamido-2,4,6-trideoxy-beta-L-altropyranose hydrolase, which codes for MNFVFRTDASISIGTGHVMRCLTLAQELRRQGHQCRFICRDHSGHLGDLIVDKGFYIDLLSAPADEVENPAHASKKTFHAAWLGVGWQLDAEQTLEAIDSVEVDWLVVDHYSLDSRWELKVRGAGCRVMVVDDLADRPHHADLLLDQNILGPESESPYKSLVNAECVLLLGPRYAMLGHEYSLLSRALPYRDNKVLRVLIFVGGSDPHHLTESYLQAVATPEFQHLQVNVVLGKNHPAPEAVEEIARSRKGTALFSGLPSLAAQMIRCDLMLGGGGATNWERMCLGLTTIVVSVAHNQYETCQQLAKHGLINFVGVAEEISIEDIQRTLRGILGDSPRRVKQMEMMRNVVDGYGTERIVKRLI
- the pseF gene encoding pseudaminic acid cytidylyltransferase; protein product: MITPNRVAIIPARGGSKRIPRKNVRDFCSKPMIAWSIDAAWASGCFDRIIVSTDDPEIAEVAIEYGAEVPFIRPPELSDDYAGTIPVIRHAVNWIQQNGEPVDYACCIYATAPFISPEDLQRGWELIQQKAASYVFAVTNYAFPIQRALRITDSGRVAMFNPEHFNTRSQDLEEAWHDAGQFYWGSAEAWLKEMPVFSERAMAVKLPRSRVQDIDTPEDWTYAELMFRVMERVKDRQ